The following are encoded in a window of Hemicordylus capensis ecotype Gifberg chromosome 12, rHemCap1.1.pri, whole genome shotgun sequence genomic DNA:
- the ZNHIT3 gene encoding zinc finger HIT domain-containing protein 3, with product MQGARRDSCVVCAQGNAAAKYRCPRCRARYCSVACCKKHKGSSWTVEDILTEEEEGDQVPLQKLQLLRESEELKGILLNPHLRQQLLTVDQAEDKSSLLRKYMQEPLFVEFADCCLRVLEPPEEEEVDLQGETALRNE from the exons ATGCAGGGAGCCAGGCGGGACAGCTGCGTGGTGTGCGCCCAGGGCAACGCCGCCGCCAAGTACCGGTGTCCGCGCTGCCGGGCGAGATA TTGTTCGGTGGCCTGCTGTAAGAAGCACAAAG GCAGTTCTTGGACGGTGGAGGATATTTtgacagaagaggaggaaggcgaCCAAGTGCCTCTGCAGAAACTCCAGCTCCTCA GAGAATCTGAAGAGCTGAAAGGCATTCTCCTCAACCCACACCTCCGGCAGCAGCTGCTCACCGTAGACCAAgcagaggacaagagctccctccTGAGGAAGTACATGCAGGAGCCGTTGTTTGTGGAGTTTGCGGACTGCTGCCTTCGAGTCCTTGAGccacctgaggaggaggaggtggacttGCAGGGTGAAACTGCTCTTAGGAATGAGTAG